In Rhodopirellula sp. P2, the DNA window TCCTGCAACTGCCGCATCTCTTCTGACTTCAACACGCGAGCGACCACATCGTTGCCGGTGACGCCCGGTTCCATTTGCGAGCTGACCTCGATCGTTCGATTCATTTTCCGACGTTCAATCTTCGCAATTTCAAACGCTGGCTTCAGAACCGCCAAGGACGCCAATGGCACCTTCCCACGATCCCCTTCCACATACGACTCTTGCAGACCGCGAACCGATTCGCGTTCGCTGGCTTTCAACCGAAAGTAAACCGGGACCTCGTGGTCGCCTTCGCGAAACGTGGTCAGTTGCAAACCGGAATAGTAGGAATTCAGCGTCCGAGCAATCTGCGAATTGGTGACCCCCACCAACGACGCACGATCCTGTTCCACTGCAACCTGAATCTGATACCCATCCACTCCCCAGGAATCCGAAACGTCCCACGTTTCGTGCTGTGCCGTGACGATTTGTTTCAGCTTGTCAGAGGCTTCACGCAACACCGTGGGGTTCGCGAACCCATTGCCGGAAATTCGAAAGACGAGCGGATCAGCCGGTGGGCCCAGCGCCAATCGGACCGGCACGATGCGGGCCCCCACGATCGGATCGATCCCCAAGGCTTCGTCGCCACGCTCCGCGATTTCTCGCACACGTTGGGCGAATTGTTTCGTCACCGACGCATCCGTCGTCCGCACCAAAATCTCCGCGAAGGATCGTGTTTTCGGCTCCGGGTTCCATCCCAAGTGCCAACGCGACCCACCGCCACCGACCAAAGACCGATACACGCGAAGTGGAGGTTGGGCGAATCCGTTGGCCGCTAGATTTTCAGTTCCAAGCCGCTGAAGAATCGTTTCAACCTGCTGGGTGACTTGATCGGTTTGTTCAATCGTTGCCGTTTCCGGCAAGATCACCTTGACGGCAAACTGCGTCCCATCCGCATCCGGAAAAAATTCGGAACTCACTGGCAATGCCAAGATTCCAATCATCAGTCCCAGGGTGGCAAACGCCGTCACCCATTTGAACTGGACGGCCAAACTGCCCAGCCATCCATACCATCGAAAGGGCAGGTTCTCCTGTTTGCGACTGGACGCGGAGCTTTCGGGGGCTTGATCCGAACCACGTTTTCTTCGCGGTATCCAACGGGCCAGTCGATTCCATGTCGCCACCACCGGCGAACCTGTTTGATCTGCCTGAGGAGCCCGAATGAACATCCCGGCCAAGACCACACACAATGACATCGCCAACAACCAACTGAGTGCAAGCGTGGTCGAAACCGTGACCGGTAGACTGTAGACGTATTCTTTCCCGCCACCTTCCAGGCTCACCAACATCGGCACAAACGCAGCCATCGTGGTCAGTGTGCCGACCAACATCGGAATCGCCAGTGTGTTGGCACCATCAATCGCCGCAGGAAACGGATCCATGCCCGCCATTTGATTGGACCTGGCTTGGTCACACACCTGCACGGCATTGTCGACCAACAGTCCCAGCGAAATGATCATTGCAGCGAGCGAAATTTGTTCGAGTTGAACGCCGAACAATGAGATCAAGCCGACGGAGACGACCACCACGATCGGGATGTTCGCAGCCATCACAAACGAGGTGCGGAAACCGACGACCAAGTAGACCACCACCACCACAATCAGAACTGCTTCGACAACATTGATGATCACATCGCGGATCTTCTTCGCGACGCTTTCGCTTTGATCCGAAACCGGGGTCACGGCGATGTCGGGCGGCAACAATTGTTCCACCTCCGACATTTCCCACACGCGGTGCTTTGCCGCTTCGCAGACATCAATGATGTTCGAACCGGATTTCATGGTGATCCCCAGCATCACAGCGGGGGTGCTGCCTTTTGCGTCGCCCACGCGGCAGATGTAGTTCGCGGGATCTTCGTAGTCACGCGTGACCGTCAAACCAAGTTCCGCCAAAGAAACACTGTTGTCGCCTTGACCCGTCCGAACCGTGCTCGCGATTTGTGTGATTTCATCGACGGCGTTGAACTCACCTTCCGTCTTGACCGAAAAGTGCCCGGAGTCCGTGTCCAGTTCGCCACCGGCTTGAATGATGTTGCGATCATCCGCCAGCGATTCCAGTTGGTTGGTGGTCAGTTCCAACTGGGCCCAATTGGCGAGGTCCGTCTCAATAAAAATCGCCTCGGATCGTTGGCCGAACATGTCGACTTTCGCAACCCCCGGCAACAACCGCAAAGCGTCCTGCACATCTTCCGCGTGCTTTTCTAATTGACGCAGTGTGTAGCGATCCCCAGGACGGATTTCGGGTCGTCCTTTGGACGGTGTTTGATGGATGCCCAACAACAGCACGGAGGTGTCACCGAACTCATCGTTGACGATGGGACGGACGTGCTCGGCAGGCATGGGAACCAGATCCACCCGTGCCCGAACCTTGTCCCAGACATTCTGAATGTCCGCGGGCGGGATGTTGTCTTCCAATTCCACAAACACAGTCGACTGGCCCGTCAACGTGGTCGACCGAGTCAGCTTGACCTCCTCGATGCCGGTCAAGTTCTGTTCGATCTTATCGGTGACCAGTTCCTCCACCGTCTCAGCAGGTGCTCCCGGCCAAGAGGTTGAGACCACGCAAACACGAATGGTGAATTCCGGATCTTCCCGTCGCGGGATGGTGACATAGGTGACTGCCCCCCATGCCATGGCCAAAACCGCCAGTGAAAAAACGATGGGACGGTATTTGACCGCCAAGGTTGGCAAGTTCATTCTGCGGATCCCTCCACCACCATCGGTGGCACTGGGTTCCCAATCAAATGCCCCTCTTCCAGTTCATCAAGTCGTCGCGGCGCTCCCACTCTTCGAACCCGTTCGCCGTCGGTCAAAAAGTGAACCCCGCGAACGACAACTTGCAATCCTTCGCGAAGTTCCGGCGATTGGACTTCGATCATCGAACCGGTGTCCAGGTTTTCCCGAGCGACCACTTCGACGCCAACTTTGGAAGCCAGGCCATCCTTGATCTCATAGAGAAACGTTTGACCGGACTCTTCGTCGATCGCATCGAACGGCACGAAGAAACCTTTGCCTTCGTTTTGGTCCGCCAAATCAACCGTCACCAATTCACCTGGACGTAGCATCCATTCGGCCCCTGGATCCAAGACCACCGACTCGCCGTCCCAATTCCGGGGCGGATTTCCGCCTTGCCTCGCCTCCGCGGGATCCATGTTGGGATCGCCTGCCAATTTCCCGACATACAGAGACTCCAAATCAATGTCGATTGGTTCCCCGTTCTCGCCCAGCATTTGAACGCTTCGAAAAACCCAGTTCCCCAAGAAGGGAATCCTGAGTTTGTTCTCCTTCAAACGCTGCTGCCGAACTTTCACCACCTCTGGCAAGTGTTCTCGCAACTTGCTGTTGGTCACCAGATAGATGAAGGCACCTTTATCGTCGCGATGAATGGACTCTTCTTCCACCAAGACCACCTCCTCGGAAGTGCCCATCATGCGATTGAGTCGCAAGGGCCAAAGGTCTTCCGAACGA includes these proteins:
- a CDS encoding efflux RND transporter permease subunit; translation: MNLPTLAVKYRPIVFSLAVLAMAWGAVTYVTIPRREDPEFTIRVCVVSTSWPGAPAETVEELVTDKIEQNLTGIEEVKLTRSTTLTGQSTVFVELEDNIPPADIQNVWDKVRARVDLVPMPAEHVRPIVNDEFGDTSVLLLGIHQTPSKGRPEIRPGDRYTLRQLEKHAEDVQDALRLLPGVAKVDMFGQRSEAIFIETDLANWAQLELTTNQLESLADDRNIIQAGGELDTDSGHFSVKTEGEFNAVDEITQIASTVRTGQGDNSVSLAELGLTVTRDYEDPANYICRVGDAKGSTPAVMLGITMKSGSNIIDVCEAAKHRVWEMSEVEQLLPPDIAVTPVSDQSESVAKKIRDVIINVVEAVLIVVVVVYLVVGFRTSFVMAANIPIVVVVSVGLISLFGVQLEQISLAAMIISLGLLVDNAVQVCDQARSNQMAGMDPFPAAIDGANTLAIPMLVGTLTTMAAFVPMLVSLEGGGKEYVYSLPVTVSTTLALSWLLAMSLCVVLAGMFIRAPQADQTGSPVVATWNRLARWIPRRKRGSDQAPESSASSRKQENLPFRWYGWLGSLAVQFKWVTAFATLGLMIGILALPVSSEFFPDADGTQFAVKVILPETATIEQTDQVTQQVETILQRLGTENLAANGFAQPPLRVYRSLVGGGGSRWHLGWNPEPKTRSFAEILVRTTDASVTKQFAQRVREIAERGDEALGIDPIVGARIVPVRLALGPPADPLVFRISGNGFANPTVLREASDKLKQIVTAQHETWDVSDSWGVDGYQIQVAVEQDRASLVGVTNSQIARTLNSYYSGLQLTTFREGDHEVPVYFRLKASERESVRGLQESYVEGDRGKVPLASLAVLKPAFEIAKIERRKMNRTIEVSSQMEPGVTGNDVVARVLKSEEMRQLQEDLPTGYWIEPGGSYEESAEAGGQMMMSFAISFLLIVLCLIFQYNGWSKPLLILSTLPLALVGAWLGLYLSDKSLGFMPQLGILALFGIVLNTAIIFVEFADLLISERSRAKASSGDDEGPIVGLTKDEFRDCLIDAGKQRMLPIFLTTATTVGGLLPLALSGGPLWEGLAWCMIVGLLLTTMLTLLVVPAFYAILVETFRVVPVKRA